The genomic interval CCGATGTGCTGGCTGCACTTAAGTCCACCCATCTCGGTGCCAGTTATCGTGGCGATAGAGCATTATATGCATTGCCCTGGTATATGGTGATCGGCCCTTCTGCTGCTGGAAAGAGTACTCTGTTTGCGAGATCCGGGTTGGAGTTTCCTCTGAAAGATGACGAGCGTTTTCATGTTCAGGGAATTGGAGGCACTCGCGATTGTGACTGGTGGTTCTCGGATCAGGCTATTCTGATTGACACTGCTGGTCGGTATACCAGTGATGAAGATAACGAAGAGTGGCTGAATTTTCTGCGGGTGCTAAAGTCAAGTCGTTCCAAACTGCCGATTAACGGCCTTCTTCTGGCGTTGCCATTGGACGAGATATTGACTTCGGATCGGGATACGCTTGAACAGCATGTTAAATACCTAAAAAACAGACTTCATGAGTTGATTTCTGAATTGGGTGTTACCTTTCCAATTTATATTGTAATAACCAAAATTGATCTGCTGAAAGGATTTGAGGCCTTTTTTAATGATTTGAGTGAGGTTGAAAGGAAGCGGCCATGGGGTGTCTACCTGCTGGAGGATACCGAAGATAAGTCCATCAATATATTGAACCTGGTGGAAGAAAGGCTTGAGCAGCTTTATCATCGTTTGCTGGAGCAAAGTGCGCAGAAAATCAATCTGGCAACAAGCACCTCTGATAAGGTGGAGATCTTTCAGTTTCCCAATCAGTTTGCCGGCGCCAAAGAAAAACTGTCTGAGCTGCTGTCCTTATTGTTCAAGAACAATCCTTATCATGAAAATCCATGGTTTGCTGGCATATATTTCACTTCCAGTACCCAGGAAGGAGTGTTGTTGGAGCGCCGTTCAAATGCTCTGAAGAACATGTTTTCCAAGGTAAATATCAGTTTGCCCCGAACTGACTCGATTACCCGGAGTTACTTTATCGACAAGTTTTTCTCTGATGTTATTTTTCCATTGAAAAATGCTGTCAGAGGGAATCGAAAAAAGCAACGTTGGGATCGGACGGCGAAAGTTTTTACCTTTGTCTTTATATCAGCATTATTGGTGGTATCGGGAGTTGGCCTGTTTAGCACCTATACCGCTAACCAGATGCTCATCTCTGATTATGAAAAGAAAGCATCCACTCTTATCAGTCGGGTTAATGATCCAAATTCTACCGAACAGCAGCAACTGGATGCATTGGTTGGGCTTTATCAACACTATCAGCGGTTGGAGCAGATACAGACCTATTCGCCGCTGCAGCTGATACATCGATACTCCTTAATTGAATCTCATGCCGTACCAATGAAGCGGTTATTATTGGATACGTTGACCAATACTGTGAATGCTCACGTTGTTCCCGCATTAAAAGCCAGGCTAACCAATTATACAGAGAACTGGAGTAAGCTCTCGGAGGCGGAAAAAAGTGCCAGCCAGGATAAATATTACTTTGCGTTAAGGGCTTACTTGATGCTTACAAGTAATGCAGACCGGTTGGATACTGAATTTCTCGACCCTTACTTAAGCCAGATCTGGTATGAGAGCTACAGTGATACCGATTTGTTGCTTAGTTATAAGGAACAGCAGCCACTGCTTAAGGAGATGATGGGGCTGTATCTGACAGAAGTTTTTGGGCATATAGATGAAACCCATACCAATCCGTGGCTGGCAGGTGTTGATCTGGTAACCGCTTCTCAGTTGAATCTGACCACAAAAGCAAACGCTCAAACTATTTATGACCGTCTGGTCGCTTCTTCGCAGGACAAGTTTCCAGCGGTAACGATAGACAAGATTATTGGTAGGGAGGGGCGTTCAGTCATCGGTTCTTCCCGTCAGGTCGA from Gynuella sunshinyii YC6258 carries:
- the tssM gene encoding type VI secretion system membrane subunit TssM — its product is MFKSLINVLKGFVLSKMTGVAAGVVAILVLIWFLGAHVGLTSVKLKIIAMVAVVLIFMVFLILRLVFLSIRGRKFKKQLDSVAGDSSPDTFQAKISDVLAALKSTHLGASYRGDRALYALPWYMVIGPSAAGKSTLFARSGLEFPLKDDERFHVQGIGGTRDCDWWFSDQAILIDTAGRYTSDEDNEEWLNFLRVLKSSRSKLPINGLLLALPLDEILTSDRDTLEQHVKYLKNRLHELISELGVTFPIYIVITKIDLLKGFEAFFNDLSEVERKRPWGVYLLEDTEDKSINILNLVEERLEQLYHRLLEQSAQKINLATSTSDKVEIFQFPNQFAGAKEKLSELLSLLFKNNPYHENPWFAGIYFTSSTQEGVLLERRSNALKNMFSKVNISLPRTDSITRSYFIDKFFSDVIFPLKNAVRGNRKKQRWDRTAKVFTFVFISALLVVSGVGLFSTYTANQMLISDYEKKASTLISRVNDPNSTEQQQLDALVGLYQHYQRLEQIQTYSPLQLIHRYSLIESHAVPMKRLLLDTLTNTVNAHVVPALKARLTNYTENWSKLSEAEKSASQDKYYFALRAYLMLTSNADRLDTEFLDPYLSQIWYESYSDTDLLLSYKEQQPLLKEMMGLYLTEVFGHIDETHTNPWLAGVDLVTASQLNLTTKANAQTIYDRLVASSQDKFPAVTIDKIIGREGRSVIGSSRQVDGIYTKNAWRTYIAKQIDEMTDTASRGDWVLGAEQSQSREGLDEKLMHQLRADVRNLYFEDFSREWSEMLRNTTVKPYKNLAEAVQALKILGNEQSPWMKLFNRVADELTLTEPELDRQLIAEVAATNNAAGKESVLDKAPVPVIPAFKAATKPLAELVRPENYVSTNAAWGQYQEAIATLGEELEFILASSDVNREAKEYSKSLVAGKDVSGRQLYASWIAVNNILLEMDPGASKWVEKPFKAPLNYTWSALLGSARAALQQQWETQVYQSYVEKIQGRFPFSQSQVDAAPLDVQTLLTPQTGELWRFVQDELEPFIKFSKGRWRSRTWLNQGLTFNSAFFDGLIGADRLSRALFKPGSSEMGMAYALYPIPVPGVTESIIEVDGSTYRYRNEPQEWREFSWLPSENHNNARVVVRQGNQSSPYSIEVGGQWALIRLLQKADVKHIQGTEFELKWSFGSQGEPIFVKYRVRSDREGSVLNTGMFSSLGLPRKLFGAS